The stretch of DNA AAGGACATCGGCCCGGAAGAGTTCCACTGTCAGTTCGAGTAGAGACGGTGCTGCCATCACCCAGGTTCCGACAGCAGCTACGAAGTAATGCCACCGGACTCTATTCATACCGTACAAACCACCAACAGTCTATCATTGGGGCCACTGGCGTTCATCGGATTGAAGAAGACCCAGCAGGCGTCGACGGCGGTCATCCAATGTTTTCATCGCGTCATGGAAGTCCTCGGGAGCGACTGTTGGAACACCCCCGTCATGAACGTCGGAAATCGCTGGCACTGGAGGTGATTCATCAGCCGCTTGGACGAACGCGGTATCGAGCGTTTCGAGATACGTACTGACGCTCGAGCGAGCCTGTCTAATGGCCAGTGCATTCGGTCGGTGCTGTTCCGGGACACCGAACTGAAGCAGTGTCAGCATCTCGTCGAAGACGGTGATGGCTGTTGCCGGGGCTCGGTCGGTGTCAGGCGTGTAGAAATAATGGAGAATCGGGTAGGCCTTGTGATTCGACGTGAGCGTGTTTATCTGCGTCGAAATAGTGTTCAGCGGGAGTTCGAGACCGTTGAATTCCTCGCCGTTCCAGCTCGTCGTTAGGATTTCGGCACTTCGAGAACCGAGCCCCGACAGACTACTTGCAAGTGCCCGTTTCTGCGTGACGGCGCTGAGCACTGAGAGCACGTAGGTGACGCTCAGAGTCACGAAGAGCATCCCACTCGCGGTGGTGAGCGCCGTAACGACCTGCCAGACTCCATCCCGCGGCGTGAAGTCGCCGTTGCCCATCGTGAACACGGAATAGCCGACGAAGTACAGCCGTTCGGTCCACGAGATCGGGCCTGC from Haloarcula salinisoli encodes:
- a CDS encoding ion channel, encoding MILVGSLVAWITLLWAGWTFLFAGAENALIDTRDAGPISWTERLYFVGYSVFTMGNGDFTPRDGVWQVVTALTTASGMLFVTLSVTYVLSVLSAVTQKRALASSLSGLGSRSAEILTTSWNGEEFNGLELPLNTISTQINTLTSNHKAYPILHYFYTPDTDRAPATAITVFDEMLTLLQFGVPEQHRPNALAIRQARSSVSTYLETLDTAFVQAADESPPVPAISDVHDGGVPTVAPEDFHDAMKTLDDRRRRLLGLLQSDERQWPQ